A single genomic interval of Vulpes vulpes isolate BD-2025 chromosome 3, VulVul3, whole genome shotgun sequence harbors:
- the TBCCD1 gene encoding TBCC domain-containing protein 1: MDQSGVLLWVKAEPFIVGALQVPPPSKFSLHYLRKISTYVRTRAMEGAYPRLYWSTWRHIACGKLQLAKDLAWLYFEIFDSLAVKTPEERLEWSEILSNCMSEDEVEKQRNQLSVDTLQFLLFLYIQQLNKVSLRTSLIGEEWPSPRNRPQSPDLTEKSSCHPKNWNDYSHQAFVCDHLSDLLELLLDPEQLTASFHSAHSSLVSREAVVALSFLIEGTVSRARKIYPLHELALWQPLHAESGFSRISKTFSFYKLEAWLRACLTGNPFATSACLKSGKKLAWAHQVEGTTKRAKIACNTHVAPRMHRMVVMSQVYKQTLAKSSDTLVGAHVKIHRCNESFIYLLSPLRSVTIEKCRNSTFVLGPVQTALHLHSCDNIKVIAVCHRLSISSTAGCIFHILTPTRPLILSGNQTVTFAPFHTHYPMLEDHMARTGLATVPNYWDNPMIVCRENSDTSVFRLLPPCEFYVFIIPFEMEGDTTEIPGGLPAAYQKALAQREQKIQIWQKTVKEARLTKDQRKQFQVLVENKFYEWLINTGHRQQLDSLVPPAAGSKQAAG, from the exons ATGGATCAGTCCGGAGTTCTCCTCTGGGTGAAAGCAGAACCCTTTATAGTGGGTGCCTTGCAGGTCCCCCCTCCATCCAAGTTCAGTCTTCACTATCTCAGGAAGATATCCACCTATGTGCGAACCCGGGCCATGGAAGGGGCTTACCCACGCCTGTACTGGTCTACGTGGAGGCACATTGCATGTGGGAAGCTGCAGTTGGCTAAGGATCTGGCGTGgctttactttgaaatatttgataGTCTTGCAGTGAAGACACCAGAGGAGCGCCTGGAATGGTCTGAGATCCTGTCCAACTGCATGTCAGAGGATGAagttgaaaagcaaagaaatcag CTTTCAGTGGACACCCTACAATTTCTGCTCTTCTTATACATACAGCAGTTAAATAAGGTCTCCCTGAGGACATCTTTGATTGGAGAAGAGTGGCCTAGTCCCAGAAATAGACCTCAGTCTCCTGACTTGACTGAAAAATCCAGTTGTCATCCTAAG aaCTGGAATGATTACAGTCACCAAGCATTTGTCTGTGATCATCTATCAGATCTCCTTGAACTACTTTTAGATCCAGAACAACTCACTGCATCATTTCATTCGGCACACAGCAGTCTAGTCTCTCGAGAAGCTGTCGTGGCTCTCAGCTTTCTTATTGAAGGTACAGTGAGTAGAGCCAGGAAGATATATCCACTTCATGAACTCGCACTGTGGCAACCACTACATGCAGAAAGTGGCTTCTCAAGGATCTCGAAGACCTTTTCTTTCTACAAGCTGGAAGCCTGGTTGAGAGCCTGTTTGACTGGGAATCCATTTGCTACATCTGCTTGCCTTAAGTCTGGAAAGAAATTGGCTTGGGCTCACCAAg ttGAAGGGACGACCAAAAGAGCTAAGATTGCTTGTAATACTCATGTGGCCCCTAGGATGCACCGCATGGTGGTAATGAGCCAGGTTTACAAGCAGACCTTGGCCAAGAGCTCAGATACTCTGGTGGGGGCACATGTAAAGATTCATCGTTGCAACGaatcttttatatatttgctGTCTCCTTTACG atctGTGACAATTGAGAAATGTAGGAATAGCACCTTTGTCTTGGGCCCTGTACAGACTGCTCTTCACCTCCACAGCTGTGACAACATTAAAGTCATCGCTGTTTGCCATCGTTTGTCCATCTCTTCCACAGCAGGTTGCATCTTTCACATTCTGACGCCTACACGCCCACTTATTCTCTCTGGAAACCAGACAGTAACTTTTGCCCCTTTTCATACCCATTACCCAATGCTGGAGGATCATATGGCCAGGACTGGCCTTGCTACGGTGCCTAACTATTGGGATAATCCAATGATTGTGTGCAGAGAGAATAGTGACACAAGTGTCTTCCGACTCTTACCACCTTGtgaattctatgtatttattatcCCCTTTGAAATGGAAGGGGACACAACAGAGATACCTGGGGGTCTTCCAGCTGCCTATCAGAAAGCACTGGCTCAAAGAGAACAGAAGATACAAATCTGGCAGAAAACTGTGAAGGAGGCTCGTTTGACAAA GGATCAAAGGAAGCAGTTCCAGGTACTTGTGGAGAACAAGTTTTATGAGTGGTTGATTAATACGGGACATCGTCAACAGCTGGACAGTCTTGTGCCCCCTGCAGCAGGCTCCAAACAAGCAGCAGGATAA
- the CRYGS gene encoding gamma-crystallin S, translated as MSLCLLLSVAIPDSSTGETNLCTKMSKSGTKITFYEDKHFQGRHYDCDCDCADFHMYLSRCNSIRVEGGTWAVYERPNFAGYMYILPRGEYPEYQHWMGLNDRLSSCRAVHLSSGGQYKIQIFEKGDFNGQMYETTEDCPSIMEQFHMREVHSSKVLDGVWIFYELPNYRGRQYLLDKKEYRKPIDWGAASPAVQSFRRIVE; from the exons atgtctctgtgcctcctacTCTCTGTAGCTATTCCGGATTCCAGCACCGGGGAAACCAATCTATGCACCAAAATGTCTAAATCTGGAACCAAG ATCACTTTCTATGAAGACAAGCATTTCCAAGGCCGCCACTATGACTGCGACTGCGACTGTGCGGATTTCCACATGTACCTGAGTCGCTGTAACTCCATTCGAGTGGAAGGAGGTACCTGGGCGGTGTACGAAAGGCCCAACTTCGCTGGCTACATGTACATCCTACCTCGGGGCGAGTACCCCGAATACCAGCACTGGATGGGCCTCAACGACCGCCTTAGCTCCTGCCGAGCTGTTCACCTG TCTAGTGGAGGCCAATATAAGATTCAGATCTTTGAGAAGGGAGATTTTAATGGTCAAATGTACGAAACCACTGAAGATTGCCCTTCCATCATGGAGCAGTTTCACATGCGAGAGGTCCACTCCAGTAAGGTGCTGGATGGTGTCTGGATTTTCTACGAGCTACCCAACTACCGTGGCAGGCAGTACCTCCTGGACAAGAAGGAGTACCGGAAGCCCATTGATTGGGGTGCAGCTTCCCCAGCTGTGCAGTCTTTCCGCCGCATTGTGGAGTAA